TACAACTCTCATATAGCAGTTCACTAAATAATATCACTCGTTcttcttaattattatattgtgtatgagaaatatatataagtttcCAGGCCATATGATcgatgacaatatatatatatatatggtggttGCAGTTTTCAAGTATGATCCGCCAACAGACAATACCAAAATTCCTCACAATGTATACTTGCTACCAAACCACTGGAGCTTCTTAGCGTGCAATCTTACAGGAGCCCAGATTTTGGCCAACGAGACACAAGGTGGCGGGGATGGCTTCGCGTTCGTGCTGAAAGAGTGGAAGCCTCACTACTTTGCTTGTGGTGAGCGCAATGGGATTCATTGCGATGTTGGACAGATGAAGTTCTTTGTGATTCCAATGCCCCGTTGGTTTAGATAATTAATACAGAAATTAAGTCACAAGGGAAACCTATAAATATTACTTtgctcatcttttttttttttttttttttcctggtatTAAATAAGAGTTAATCCTTCCTTCTGAATattgagatgatagtgaataAATTAAATGTACCTGCTGTGACTTGGTTtggatgttatatatatatatatatatatacatacggagctgttctatatatatatagttctgcATTATCCTTGTTGTTACGTTCCTTAATTATTGTATTGTTTTGTTGGCTATATATGTGGACGGAGAAGAATGTTTAAGGTTGTTCTCTTATCTTGATTCTTTAGAACAACCTGAAACATTGAtcttagtgaaattaattgtgATTAATTTGTCAAAAGGGGTAACTAATTAAGGACTAAATTAAGGTACGTTGTTCTCTTCGATCTTTTGAAGGATCGATCGTAAGGCACCAAAGTCTTCATGGTTATAGTGTCTTAGCTAGCTTGTTCTTCCAAAGACGCTTGGAGTATTGCGGAATTGATCATCTAATAAGTGCTATAAagtctattcttttctttaactCAATTTATTTGTtgaatcaaattaattaatgtagCTGCCATTACATTATTTTCCGAAAGTACTGACCAACCCacactccaacagtcaataaaAATATCTATCATGAGACGACTTGTCGTCACTATTATCATGTTGACGGTCGAGTGTCGTTGATATTGATTATATTAGTGACAACTcaaaatgtggccgctaatgatgaTACTCCCAACAACGACAACACTCTCTTCGCTAATTATATGTTTATCACAGACGATATTATCCTCGCTagtgataaataatttttttttttattaaaaaaaaatagtgccaaatatttttttctttctttttttaccaGTTActgttttaatatatttttttatttcatttttatcaattaTCTAAATCACACTTATTAATAtgcataaaaaagaataaaacaaaacaaaacaaaacaaaaagaattccGATCCACATAATGTTTTAACGAAGTACTACACACATGGAAGATGGGATGTTCAGATTAATATTTACAAACTTTTTGTTAAGGCAGTTTCGGTATGCTAGTGGCACAAGCCTTGATAAAGTCATTTCTTCGTTCATGTAAAGTAATAAATATTAGAAAAAGAGTTCGTCGAGGTGTCAGTTGGTCCCACTTCGATGCTTATGTCAATCTTTAGAGAGAATTTAGATCATAAAGTCTTCATAATTAATAATTCACCTGAAGAATACCTAGTggtgtgtatttatttataggtGGGACTTCAACTGTTTAATCCGGATAAATTGGGAACTGATTCTCTGACTCCGAAATTTCTTCCTGAATTCCTTGGGATCCGGACAGTCCGATTATCTTAGGATTTGATGCTCTCGAGATATTTCTGACTTCTAGTGAAATTATTGATTAGCCTTAGCCTTTACTTCTTGATCACGGGCCTTAATCTTAATCTTCTAATGTAGCTTGATGGATTAATGTTAATAAATAAGCTTGTATGAATTAAATAAGCccatttattaattattgagaATATTTTCCAATACTGCTCAACAGTTGGACTATTCTTTTTACACTATTCTAGTGATCAAGTCACTCACACGTCAACCATTGATCATCTCCTCATTTCTCGTGCACTTGTCTAATCTAGGTCTAATGGCTCCGTTTGACAACCCTCTATCCTCCTTTAAAtccctttctttattttcacttattctaaaaattaaaaccaactttatatatatatatattcgcattaacaattttttattactattcaaataagaaaaaaactcattataatacattttttttcccactttctcatacaaattctttctattttatattacatcaataactTCTTactatcactaaaaaaaaaaattcacctcaAATATAGAAGAAAGGGGTTGTCAAAcggggaataggatcctctcaatttcaaataaaattaatactatctattttatggttaggatttaaagtCGATGCATTTAATGGTATAcatgattttacattatttaaattttttaaaagacttgtaaatattgacttcatatacaccattagataCATCACTTTAAGTCTTGAccttttatttgaaatagataGGATTCTATTCCATTTGACTTCATATATACCATTAAATGGTTAGATGCACCAATTTTAAATCTTGatctttcatttaaaatagatagtattcatttcatttaatgaaattgatactatccatttcaaatgaaaaaaaaaattgatgtatctAATGGTGTATAAGAAGTCAATATTGacacgttttttaaaaatttaaataatgtgaaatcatgtacaccattagatgaattaactttaaattctaaccgtaaaatagataatattcatttcaaataaaatgaaaaggatCCGATTCCGTCAATCGGGCTAATGTTCTTCTCTATTAATATCAATTTCAGAAAAACTCATTATGAGCAAAGTTTTCAGGACACTAATTATGGTGAGACAGactgaaaatgagaaaaaaaggaGAGGGAGAGTGCTTCACGGGTCTTAGGATCCATCAACACCATTGAATGTGAAGTCCCATCCATAAAACCATGTTTTTCTTGGAATACATATGTGGGTGTTTTCCACTTAATTTATGCTAACAATAGAAATTAACTGACATCTTTCTGCTGTGCAATACATCAGGAATCACAACCAATAACACAACAGCCACGTACACCCGAAAACACAAGAATTTACATGATTTTCCTAGAGTACAGTTTGAGGCACGTTTATGGATGAAAACGATAAAACAGAAATTCATGCCAAAGATAATTGTAAAGAAAAACAATACTTAAAACCCAAAAATCCACAGCTCCaatatattcaaattttatactaGCTCTCATAGAAGTGTGGGCGGCTCGGGCTTAGACTTGCAAGTTAGGCGGTCGTCTAAGGGCGCCACAATTGAATAAGGCtcaaactaataattatataataacatttatacatataaaaaaattaaaaaattaaggctcggaaaaacattttaaggctctaatatggtaaaaagttaataaaatactctttaattaaggcccacacttaataattgtacaataacgattatttccaaaacaaattttaatactctaatatggtaaaaatttaataattaatgccCTCAATCATGgcaaaagtaattacaaattgaaagtctaaaaaaaaaatccataaattcttggaaagtcatacttttttactcttttttaaaaacctcatttttacattcatgaaattagttTAATGTGCATTCTCtaacgtttatttgaattgaatgtttagaaaaatatgaaaagttttCAAAGTGGATAAATTTTCATTGTTTGCGTTGTGCATAATAGATATAATTACACAATTGATAAGTCTTTgatgtccaacaattttttccGCATTATgttttattacaaatcaatcgttatacaacttattttcatttttctctttatttttctttaaatcgtATTATTTCATGTGTtttgaatcaagtgataagatattctatatctaataagttatacatatatatacacacacacacacattttacaaatagaagaaagtgctctaattgacatattaaacaaaaagatatataataattattttataatttaattaatattcaaatataaGAAATGGCCTcactaaattatttattttaactctAATTCTTAAGCCCTAAAATATCAAAGAGAGCAGAAAAATAATGAGACTATGAGTCCGTTTGATAATAAGATTTCGCAAataaaaaagtgcgattttaaactttatttttgaGAGGTGTGTGGTGGCTATTACGTACATATAATAGACCAGTTGAATTTTCGGTAgatcaaatgctgatttaaggTGGATTTCCAGTAGAACCTAGAAGCTATGACcgcagaacaaaaaaaaaaaaaaataataaaataaatttaagaactTCATATTCAAACTCAggcatgattaaaaaaaaaaaattaatgattctGAACATGCAGTTTGgacaaaaccgtctagaattggTTTAGGAAAAATCGTATAGAATTCTTGACGCTTGTGCCCAAACTTTCCAGAATTTATTTTCTAgacgcttttttttttagacggtttcAAAACTATCTAGAATAAACTGACGGTTTTTCACCTGTTTTGgacgattttgtttaaaaccgtccagactaAAAGAATTTTTGCAGTGTGCcacttgatttgtttttcaataCATACGCTCAGTTTAGATTAGAACAGAAAAACTCTTCTCTAATGTGCATTTCGGTGTTTATTTTGTTGTCGCTAATGTGAATTTCAGAATAACTCATTAGCAAAGACTATAGCTGTCGCTgatgtcaattttaatttcttttttcaatttcatattaACTCAGAGTCGTCGCTAAtgtgaattttattaaaattgatgtcaattttaatttgtttttcaatttcatattaACTCATCAACGACGAGTGAATTCAGAAAAACTCATGGTCGCTGAtgtgaatttgaatttgttttttcaatttcatataaattcattTGCCCATCAGCAACGACATTGTCGTTAGTATAGTAATAGAGAGCATATCAACAATAATGACAACATGTCGTCGCTAATATGCATGTATCAAGATATTAATTTGATATTCATTGTATTAAGGACGAGACATGGCTAATATGtcttaagaaaataattatttataccTTTAGCGAACgatgacataaaaataaattggaaaaaaaatacacatacctcTTTCAAACTACAATTTCTTGCATTGTCAATGTCATCCATAAACTACCAGTAATTAATGTCAATGCCCTCTCTAAACTTCCAAAAACTATTAATGTCCCCAAACACCGTGAGATTACATGGAAAGTTGTTACTTAATTGTATTATGTGATATTTGAAAAGATTTCTTGATCTCgagaaatatattatataaaccgGATATACATCTATATATGGGTAGAAGGTTTTATTGATGCAAATTGGGCAGGTTCTCCCTCAAGTAGACGATAGCTACTACAAGATATTATACGTTCTTAGACAGTAATCTGATCACTTGAAAAGTAAGAAATAGACAATAGTGGCACAATCAAGTACCGAAGCATAATATAGGGCAATGGCTCATACTACCAGTGAGCTAATGTGATTACAACATTTTTTTCCCAGCTTTTCATGGAAGGACCAAGTATATTAAGGTTGATTGTCATTTTATTGGAGATAAAATACACAATAGAGATAAAATGACAATCAACCTCAATATACTTGGTCCTTTCATTGTGTATTGAGGTTGATTGTTACTTAATTGAAGGGGACTGTTAGAAGAGCTACTTAGGTTAAAAGAGTGGTAATTAATACGAATTTTAATCTGTTACAGGGTTTTATTTTGGTCTTTGTATTGAATttcacaattaatatatatatatatatatatatatatatatatatatatatatatatatatatatatatatatatatatatatatatatatattttattgttatagCATATATTATGCACAAAACATTGTTTTACGCCAGGGTTTGCTTGGGAAGAAACTTGAGGAAGAAGAGGCTATTTTGTTTTCTACGTAGCCTTAAGTCTTACCTCATAACTAACACATACACATCCTTAACATTTCTAGAATTATTTTGACGATCTAATTGTTAGATATTAGGATGAAAGATGAATAAGCAATAGTCTTCTCTATGCAGCTGTGAGGTTGAAAAGAGGTAACAACAAATGAGATAGTATGGATTAAAAACTGATCTGAATAATTCATTGAGAAACACATTTAAATAGACTCCAACTAAGAAACAAACAACCCTACAAACTAGGACCCACTAGACCACAACTAATAACAACATGGACCATTATGTAACTAGAACTCCTAATTAAACTAAAGGACTCAATGTACAGTAAGATAAACTATATATAACAAACGATAATGCTTAATACATGACTCACATAATTAGCTAAGAAATAGGAACACTAACTTCTGCATTAtttctaacactcccccttaATGCAGAAAGTTTACAACTCCTAACATGTCTCTAAAACGAATGAATTTATCCGAAGGAACGGGCTTTGTGAATATATCTGCAAGTTGATCATCGGTACCACAGTAGGACATTTTGATGCTTCCTTTGTCAACCAATTCTCTAATAAAATGATGTCTTGTCTCTATATGTCTTGTGCGGCTGGGAGACATCGGGTTCTTTGTCATTGCAATGGTGGACTGATTGTCACAATGGATAATTGTAGCTTCCTGTTTATGCTGCTTCATGTCTTCCAAAATTCTCCTTAGCCAAACAGCTTGACAAGCTGTTGAAGTTACAGTAATATACTCAGCTTCAGAAGATGACAATACAGTAGATGGTTGCTTCTTTGAGCTCCAAGCAATTGCTGCTGAACCAATGTTAAAGACGTACCCTGTTGTACTTCTACGATCATCCAATGAACCTGCCCAATCACTATCAGAAAAACCACATAGTTCAAAACTAGTAGTATTAGTATACCAAAGACCATAGGAGCATGTCGATCCCCTTCACATATCTCAGCACCCTTTTGGCAGCACCATAATGAAGCTTGCTTGGACTTTGCATGAATCTTGACAAGAGACTTGTAGCTTGCATTATATCAAGCCTGCTAtttgttaaatacaacaaactTCCAACCAAACTTCGATAAATACCAGCATCAACTTTTTCTTCTCCATCATTCAAACTGAATTTCTGATTTGTGTTCATAGGAGTCTTCATTGGGTTGCAGTCATGCATCCCAAGCCTTTCAAGAAGTTCACTTGCATACTTCATTTGAGACATATAAATTCCTTCATCACATTGCTTCACTTCCAGCCCAAGAAAATAACTCATCAAGCCAAGATCAGTCATTTCAATTCATTGATCATAATGCTTTTGAATTCTTCCAACAAAACAACACAATTGCGGTGTATATAAGATCCACATAAAGACATACAATAAGTACCTCATTGTCCTTTCTTGTTTTGACATACAAGGTTGGCTCACTTTTACTTCTTTGGTACCCATGTCGCTCAAAATGCCCATTAATCCGATCATACCAAGCCCTTGGTGCTTGCTTTAAGCCATAAAGGGCCTTAGCTAACCTGTACACTTTCATTTCCTCACCTTCCACTTCATAACCTTGTGGTTGATGCACAAACACTTCCTCATACAAAACACCATTTAAAAAGGCTGATTTGACATCAAATTGataaatattccattttttatGAGCTGCTATAGCTAAAACAGTTCTAATGGTGTCAAATCTAGCTACCGGAGCAAAAGTTTTGTCGAAATCAATACCTTCATGTTGCATGTATCCTTTTGCAACTATTCGAGCCTTGTACTTTTGAATTGTGCCATCTGATTTGTATATAATCTTGTAGATCCACTTCAACCCGACAACTTCTCTTCCATTTGGCACATCTATCAGTTCCCATGTCTTGTTTTTCTCCAAAGACTTGATTTTTTCATCGCTGGCAACACACCATTCTTTGTCTTGGACAGCTTCTTGGAAGTTTTTTGGCTCATTAACTTGAGTGAATTGACATCTTTCACACCTCTCATATATCTCTGTCAAGTCCTTCACCTTTCTTGGTGGTGGTTCAGGAGAAGAGAAAGATGAAGAGCTTGAGGAATGAGATGGGCTGTTTCTAGGTGTGAAAGGACTTGATGGATTTGATGAGTTGCTTCCACCTTCTTGCTCCATTGGCTCATCCACCAAGGCATCATTCTCTTGGATTGTTAAATTTCAATTCCAAGCATTTTTCTCATCAAACAAAACATCACGACTAACAATCAGTTTTTTTGTAAGAGGATCATAATACCTATATCCTTTGGTCTCCATACTATAACCCATAAATATGCATTTCACACTATTATCTTCCAGTTTGTGCCTCTTTTGAGAAGGAACGTGAGCATAAGCAATGCAaccaaaaatcttaaaataagtTACCTTGGGCTTCCATCCATGCCAAGCTTCAAAAGGAGTTCGGTGTTGCAATGCTGATGTAGGACTCCGGTTAAGTAGGTAGGCAGCTGTATGAACAGCTTCAGCCCAAAAGATTTTTGGAAGTCCTTTGGCTTTAAGCATGCATTTAGCCATTTCCACAATGCTTCTATTTTTCCTCTCCGCcaccccattttgttgagggGTGTAGCTGGCTGTCAATTGCCTTAAAATGCCAAAATTTGCACAAATACTGTCAAACTCCTTGGAGAGAAACTCACCACCACGATTAGTCCGCAAAATCTTCAAAGAGTTACCACTTTGTTTCTCCACTTGGTTCTTGAACTTATTGAAAATTAGAAAAGCTTCAGATTTTTCCTTGACGAAATAAACCCAAGTCATCCTGCTATAATCATCCACAAAGACAATAAAATACTTTCTATTGTTAAGTGAGGGAGTTTGCATAGGCCCGCAAATGTCTGTATGCACCAATTCAATTTGTTTTGAGGCCCTTCTTGCTTCCCCCTTTGTAAAAACATTGCGATGATGCTTTCAAAATACACAACTCTCACATAAATTATCAACATGCTGAATTGAAGGCAAACCATCCACCAAATTATTTTCACCCAAAAGTTTCAAGCTTCTAAAATTCAGATGTCCATATCTATAATGCCACAACCAATTTTCATCTAAAAATGAAGCCTTAAGTGCTTGCCCAGCAAGATTTAGaggaaagattttgtttttagCCAATAGGGACATGGACTAACAACTGCTGCTTGGTTTTGTCTTTATACACGTAACATGATAAATCTTCAAAAACAAGAGAATAACCTTCTTCTAAAAATTGCCCAACACTTAACAAATTTGTATCCAAATCAGGAACATACAAAACATTGTATATGCTGTCCATTCCACATGAATTCAGCTTTATGTTACCTTTGCCTTGTGTTGCACGTATGGTTCCATCACCCATCTTCACTCTGCTGGTCACAATTTTATCCAAGCTAGTGAAGGCTTCTAAGCTGTCATGTGATTACTGCACCCACTATCCATGTACCAAACATCTGGAACacattttttagaagaataacAAGCAAGAAACAAACTTTCTGTttcatctttctctttctcttcagCAAAGTTTGCTTGTTTTTCTTTGAGCCTACAATACCTCTCTATATGGCCATACTTCTTACAGTAATAATATTGAGGCTTTCGGTAAGAATTTTCACCTTTGTCACCACCTCCATTGTGATATTGGTAGTTGCTACTTGAACGACCACCACCTCGACCACCTCTTTTGCCAAGAAAAAAATGGCCTCCACGCCCTCTTGTGGTTGAACCCTTGCCGGTAGACTCACTAGTGCTACCACTTGTTTTGCCTTTGGAAAACTGCAATTTAGTATGGAATGCATTTTCTATAGAATTTTCTTTATATCTTTTCATCTTGTTTTTATGAGATTGCAGGGAACCAAATAATTCATCAACTGTTAGCAGACTTAAATCCTTAGATTCTTCTATGGCAGCCACAACATGGTCATACTTCATAGGCATACTTCTCAGAATTTTTTCAACAACTTTCTGCTCGATCAGAtaaattttcaccaaattttattatttgattcaCAATATCCAGTGTATTAGAGAAATAATCATGCATGGAATCCCCTTCTTTCATCATCGAACTTCCAAAATTTATGCGAAGAGTTTGAAGTTTGATTGTCAATACCTTAGCATTACCTTGATACCCATTCTGTAATGCATCCCAAGCATCCTTTGATTTTGTTGCAGCAGCAATTCGAGGATAGATGGATTCATCCACAGCTTGTTGAATGAAAAACAGAGCCTTGGCATCTCTCTTCCGAAGATCTCTGAAAGTGTCTGCTGAAACGCCAGTTTCAGAATAAGCATTTCTCCACCAAATCCCACAAGTCTTGGGAAATAAAGAGAGTCTTCATCTTTGTGCTCCAAATGTCATACCCAGCTCCTTGAAAGAGTGGGAGTGATGGTTGCGAGGGGTTAACATCGTTGCTAGCCATCAacctagctctgataccaaatgttaGATATTAGGATGAAAGATGAATAAGCAATAGTCTTCTCTATACAACTGTGAGGTTGAAAAGAGGTAACAACAAATGGGATAGTATGGATTAAAAACTGATATGAATAATTCATTGAGAAACACATTTAAATAAACTCCAACTAAGAAACAAACAACCCTACAAACTAGGACCCACTAGACCACAACTAATAACAACATATGGACCATTATGTAACTAGAACTCCTAAACTTAAGGACTCAACGTGCAGTAAGATAAACTATAACAAACGATAATGCTCAATATATACATGACTCACATAATTAGTTAAGAAATAGGAACACTAACACTAACTTCTGCATTATTTCTAACATAATTCCAAGCTTTTGAGTCATGTTACTTGTCCTATTCGATCTTCGAAACTACTCTGTTGTTCATTGGATATTTTGAACTTAACTGAACCCTGCTCAATGTGGCAGGGTGCAATGGAAAATGTATTGAAAAGAAGCTCATTAATGCTTGTGCTTGACGGCTATGTTGTTGAATTGGACCAACATTCAAGGGATCTTATCCTGTGGCTATGTATATTGTATGCATGAGAACCAAAACCAGCAGTTGTAGACCGTATTTTAGCAAGTCTTTCTTCTTGCTGATAACTTGATATGTCGTCTCATGTGGGCAATTTTCAGCAATGACCAATAACATTATTAGGGATGtagaaaattaatctcaaattttgtatttgaaaagatttatttcttttaacgAATCTAAAGGGTTTAAGTTTCCTAAAAACCTATCAAATTATATATCCGGCCTGTTTCATATTTGTGAAATCATTCACGTAAAGTACCGGTGATTCCTGCATTGATATTTCGATTCTTAATTAAGAATCCATTTCAGTTGCTGCATATGGGAAGTTCATCAATACcaattcttctttttgttcatcTGGCCGGTGTTTGAAACTGTTAGATGTtggatttgtaaatttgtaatagtTACTATTTAATTTACCTGGTTTATGAATTGCCTTTTAATAG
The sequence above is drawn from the Alnus glutinosa chromosome 11, dhAlnGlut1.1, whole genome shotgun sequence genome and encodes:
- the LOC133882916 gene encoding blue copper protein 1b-like — encoded protein: MGGFTFAQGLLILIVTASMLAVSTANKGWQFGFNNNWPYKGRHHHPKYRQAPNKIIVGGSEGWRFNFSYTNWALKNGPFYLNDTLVFKYDPPTDNTKIPHNVYLLPNHWSFLACNLTGAQILANETQGGGDGFAFVLKEWKPHYFACGERNGIHCDVGQMKFFVIPMPRWFR
- the LOC133881063 gene encoding uncharacterized protein LOC133881063; this encodes MLTPRNHHSHSFKELADTFRDLRKRDAKALFFIQQAVDESIYPRIAAATKSKDAWDALQNGYQGNAKKVVEKILRSMPMKYDHVVAAIEESKDLSLLTVDELFGSLQSHKNKMKRYKENSIENAFHTKLQFSKGKTSGSTSESTGKGSTTRGRGGHFFLGKRGGRGGGRSSSNYQYHNGGGDKGENSYRKPQYYYCKKYGHIERYCRLKEKQANFAEEKEKDETESLFLACYSSKKCVPDVWYMDSGCSNHMTA